TCAAACACATAGTCTGCCCCGGCGGCCTTGAATTTTTCAGCCATCTCCCTGCATTTTTCTTCTTTCTCTTCCGGGGAAAGCGCCTGATATTCTTCCAGGGTCAGCCCCATCTCAGAACTCCCTACAGCCACGCCTGCAGACCAGACGCCGGCGTTCTTTCCCTCCCGGATATCAGAAGCGGTATCCCCTACTTTCAGCACTTTGCGCACATCATCGATCCCCAGGGTCTCCATGTTACGGAAGATCATGTAGGGATAGGGACGCCCTTTCTGCCCGGTGGAATCCGGACTGAACCAGCATTCCGGCTCGTAGCCTTTCTCTCTGGCAATGGGCGCGACGATTGCCATCATCTTGTCGGTGTATCCGGTGGTGGAACCGATCCGCAGCCCTTTTTCTTTCAATACATTTACCGCTTCCACCGCGCCTGGCTTGGGATCTGCGTACAGGTGCAGGATACCAAGCAGTTTCTCTTCGAAGATGGCAAACAGCTTCTGAGCCTCCGCTTCTCCCGGCTCCTGTCCGTACTTTTCCACCCAGCACTGGCGGATGCGGGGCATGCCAAGCATGGTACGGATGTGGTCGATCTTCAGCATTCCCATGGGTTCCCGCACCTCTTCCATGGTAGGCCGGATTCCATATTCCTTAAATACTTCCACAAATGCCTGGACCGGCGCGAAGCAGCCAAAATCCACCGTTGTCCCGGCCCAGTCAAAGATCACCGCTTCAATGGGATGTTCCAGTTTATTCATGATTGTATTCCTCCAGAAATTCTTTGATAATATCGCACACCTTCTCAATGTCCTCCCGGTAGATCTCTCCGATATTTCCAATCCGGAAGGTCTCTCCTTCTGTCAGCTTGCCCGGATAGATGGCGTAGCCTCTCTCCTTGATATACTGGTACATCTGGGCAAATGTAAAATGGCAGTTCTCCGGATAGAAGAAGGTGGTGATGATGGGACCCTGATATGCCTTGTCCACGTAAGAATGAATCCCCAGTTCTTCCAGCCGCCGGATCAGCAGATGGTTGTTCTCATAGTAACGCCTGCTTCTTGCCGCAATGCCACCCTCTTCTTCCAGCTCCTTCATAGCCTGGGCAAAGGCCAGGACCACATGGGTAGGAGAGGTAAAGCGCCATTTCCCGTCTACGTCCATGGTCTTCCACTGATCGTAGAGATCCAGGGACAGGCTTCTCGCATTTCCCGCGCTGGCGATGAGAAGCTCCTTCCTGGCGATGACAAAGCTGAACCCGGGAACTCCCTGGATACACTTGTTGGCGCTGCTCACCAGGAAATCAATGCCCCAGTCGCCCACCGGGATCTCCACCCCGGCAAAGCTGCTCATGGCGTCCACAATAAAGACCTTTCCCGCCTCTTTCACTACCCGGCCCACAGCCTGGATATCATTGAGGATTCCGGACGTGGTCTCGCTGTGCACCATAGCCACATGGGTGATGGCCGGATCTTCCGCAAGGATGGTTTTCACTTTCGCCGGATTCGGGATCTGGTTGCTGGGCTCCCGGTAAATGGCGTAGGAGATCCCGGCGTGCTTTACCATATCCTCCATCCGATCCCCGTAGGCTCCGTTGGCGCAGATCAACACCTTATCCGTCTCTCCCGGGATACTGGTGAGCACAGACTCCACTCCAAAGGTCCCGCTTCCCTGCATCAGGACCACCGTATATTCTTCTTCCGACACCTGGGCTAGCGTAAGGAGCCCCCGGCGGATCTCCTGGGTGATCTGTTTGTAATCATCATCCCAGGTACAGTGGTCAAACAACATTTCTTTTTTTACTGTGTCCGTGGTGGTCAGCGGCCCCGGCGTCAGCAGTTTATAGTTTTTCATGGCTCTTTCCCCTTTTCTCTTTTCTTCTCATATCATATCCCTATGATCCTATTTACAGGATTCGGACAGCTCCTGATGCTTCTCCAGAAGGTCTACGGTCAGCGGCTCGGAGAACACCTTCGGATTGGCAGACATATTTTCGGAATCTGTGGATTCTCCCTCATAGAGGGCCAGCGGATAGTAGGACTGCAGCTCTTCCCGTCCATTTTCAATAATGCACTGTGCCATCTCCATAGCCAGGTCCTTGCTCTCTTCTCCTTTGTCGATCACAGCCACAGACTCCGTCAGGCTGAAATTGCCTTCCGCCGGATCCACATAGTCGATGGGAGGCCCGTCCGCCTTGTCGGCTACCGCCTGCTGGCGAAGACCGAATCCAATGGCCACCTCGCCTGCCCGCACCTTCTTAAGCGGCGCGGAACCAGAGTCCTCAATATGGTCTCCCACATTGGCATAGATACCGGTGAGTACCTCTTTGGCCCCGTCCTCCCCATACTCGGAGATCAGTCCCTGGATCAGGAGCCATGCAGTGGAGGAAGAAGCAATGTCCGTCACAGAGATGAACCCTTCATACTCCGGATCAGCCAGATCCTTCAGGGATGTGGGCATAGGCAGGTTGTTTTCCTCCATCATCTCAGTGTTGACGATGATCGTTCCCTCCTGGGCCGTGATAGGCGCGCAGTAGGACGGATACTCGTCCATGGTATTTACCTCAAAGTCCAGGTCCTTGAACATATTGTTCTGCTCCTGGGCGCTGTCTACATAGAAGGTACTCATGGTCACCATGTCCGCCTCGATATCGGTTCCCTCTGCCAGCAGCTTGCCGCCAAGCTCAGAGGTGCCGAAGGTCTGGAACACGTACTGGCCCTCATATCCGTTGTCATCCAGGGTGTGCTTCATGGCTTCTACCGCCTCGTCGTCCGCGTTGGAATAGATGATCACCTGGTCCTCGGCGGCCGCTCCGCCCCCGCAGCCCGTCATTCCAAGGGCCGTCATACCTGTTACCGCCGCAAGGGCAACTGCTGCAACTCGTTTTAATCCCATTTTTCTTATTTTCTTCATATCTACTAAATTCTCCTTTCTTTGGCTTCTCTGCGCCAGTTTCTGAAATACCAGTTTCGCGATCATGTTGGTAAACAGGATCAGCAAAGATAAGATAAAGATCTCGTTATATTTGTTAAAGTACTGCAACTCCTTGATCTTGGTGGTGATCACCATGGTCCTGGTGCCTGCCAGGAAGATCACGGCGCTTACCGTCACCATGGCGTTGACAAAGTAGTAGCTGAACACCTCGATCAGAGTGGTCATGGCGTTTGGCGTCACCACCCGCAGGATGGTCTTGGCCCAGTTGTCTCCCATAAGCATGGCCGTGGTCTCCCAGGACGCGTTCATCTTGGACAGGGAGTTCTTCATCATCAGGTACGGTGTCGAGAAGAAATGCACCATATTACAGATGATCAGGATGGCAAAGGTGTTCTGCAGGGAAGTCCCGGAGAAGCAGAACAGGTATGCCAGACCGATGACCATGCCCGGGATGGTGTTGGTCACAAGGGCAATGCTCTCGATCACCCCTTTTATCCGGGAATGGACCGTGCTCCTGGCGGTGATAAGCGCCGCCCCGTAGGACATCAGGGTGCCGATCAGCGCAGTGGCAAAGGCCACCATCAGCGAGTTGGTGTATACGCTGGACAGCGTGTAATCCGAGAAGACCGCATTTACATGCTCCAGCGTAAATTCCATCCGGTAGGGCCATTCATCCACAAAGGGCACCACGAAGATCACCAGGAATACAGACAGCACCGCTGCCAGGATAACGCCGCTTCCCAGGCCGCACACCCAGTCCCGCACCTTTCCCTTCTTCAGCTCGATCTGGGAGATCCGGTTGTAGCGCACGTTGTACCGCTCCAGAATGGTCAGCACCGTGATACTGACAATGGACGGGACCAGCATGATCAGCGCCACCACCGCGCCGTTTCCAAAGTTAGGCACGCTTCCCAGCATTTCCGTATAGAGGACGCTTGCCACCACCTCAAAGCTTCCGCCCACCGACGCCGGGATCCCGAAGTCGGTAAAGCACAGGAAGAAGGTCTGGATAAAGGAAGTGGCCAGGGTTCCCAGAAGCGGCCGCAGGATGGTCATACGGAAGGTCTGGAAGGGGGAGTCCCCCATCAGCCGGGACACGATCATAAATTTCTTATCGATGTACCCCATGGTGTTGTGGATCAGCATGAAGGAAATGGGCAGGGTATAGATCACGTAGCCCATCAGCAATCCATTGAATCCGTAAATGTCAAAAAACTGTCTCCCAAAGAGCTGGGTGAGAAGCCCCTGCTTGCCAAAGGAATAGATGATGGCAAACCCATAAGTGATGGTGGGGATCAGCATAGGCAGTACCGCCGCCTTTGTGATCAGATTTTTCACTCCCCGATTCACATTGGTATAGTGAACCGTGTAGGCAAGGAAAAAGGCCAGTACCGTGGTCAGCACCGCGCTGCACCCAGAGATCAGGAAACTATTTCCCAGCGCCTTCTGGAAATCCCCGCTTCCCAGGATCTCCCGGTAGTTGGCCAGGGTGAAGCCCGCCGATCCGTCCAGCACCAGGGATTTCATCAGGATCTGCACCATGGGCACTGCCAGGAAGGCCGCGAAGAAGATTGCCAGCACAGTAAAAATCATCTTAATCTCTCTGTTTTTCTTCTGCATGGTTCTTCTCCTCTATGACACCTGGACCTGCTGCTGAAAATGAGAGGCGAACAGGGTGTAAATGTTGTTCTTCTTGATCTCCAGCTGGTTCAGAATGAATTTCCGGACAAAATTGTCGCCCGGTGTGTTGATGATCTCCTCCGGCTTCCCAAACTGGGCGATCTCGCCTTCATTGATGATCATCACCCGGTCAGAGAGGGTCAGGGCCTCCTCCGGATCGTGGGTCACGATGATGGTGGTCAGGTGATACTCCTTGGCGATGGTCTTGATCCGGTCTTTAATGGACTCTTTGATCACCCCGTCCAGGGCGCTTAAAGGCTCGTCCAGGAGCAGGATCCTGGGCTTCATCACCATGGTCCTTGCCAGCGCCACCCTCTGCTTCTGCCCGCCGGAGAGCTGGCCGATCCGCTTATTCAGATGCTCCTCCAGCCCCAGCAGGTGGATCAGGTCTTCCACCTCTTCTCTGGAAGAGATTGTGGGGTTGTTCCGCAGCCCGTAGGTGATGTTCTGCCGCACATTCAGATTGGGGAACAGGGCGTAATCCTGAAATACAATATTAAATCCCCGCTTCTCCATGGGCACCCGGGTCATGTCCTCTCCATTAAAAAGGATCTGCCCCTCGTCCGCATCCAGGATCCCCAGGATCAGATTCAGAAGGGTGGTCTTCCCGCAGCCGGAAGGACCAAGGATCGAGACGATCTCGCCGTCTGCGATGGCAAGGCTGATATCTTTTAGCACCGGCGTCCCGTCAAAACTTTTCTTCACATTTTTCAACTCTAACATTCCTCATTAACTCCTTTTCAGTCGTCTGTCAGCGTTTTTCATTTTCCATCTTTCACCGGAGCTCTTTCCGCTCCGGACACCTGCATTATAGCAACCTGTTTTTCCATTTTTCTATCAACAAAAAATCAAGCCTGTGTAAAGGGAATGCAAACTTTACACAGGCTTAACACATTTTCTCATGTAGAAAATCTACCGTTTTCGCTCCGGGTACGCTTTCTCCCGGACCACCTTCTCGCAGGAATCCAGACGCTTCGCATAGCGGTCGTAATCTGAGGCGATGATCCCCATATAGATCATGTCCACGATCAGGAGCTGGCTGGTCCGGGAGAAAATAGAATCCCCGTAGAACAACTGCTCCTGGCTGGTACAGATCAGATAATCCGCATACCGGCTGATGGGAGAATCCTTAAAATTCGTCAGCACAATGGTGGTGGCTCCCGCCTTCTTCGCTGTGCGCATTACGTCCACTGTATCCCGGGAAGAGCCGGAATAAGAGATCCCCACCGCCACATCCTGATCTGTCAGGCTCCCGGCACTGATCCGCTGGTAATAGTGATCGCTGAAATGGCGGCAGGAAAATCCCAGATACAGAAGCTTCGCCAGGAAATCCTGGGCCGTCACCTCCGAGTTCTCCACACTGTAGATATCGATCAGCCGGGCGCCCCGGAGGACTTCCACGATCTCCTTATACGTGCGGATGGAGAAATTCTTCAGCGTCTCCTCCAGCATCCGCTCCGCCATGGCCACCATATTTCCAGGGATATGCTCCAGCCGTTCCCCCGGGCGCAGGGTATACCCGTACAGGGGCCTGGTCGTAAGATCCCCCTCCGATAAGTTCCTCGCCAGTTCCGACACCAGCTGGTACCGGAAGTCCCGGTATCCTCCAAACCCCAGCGCACGCACCATCCGCAGCACCGTAGGCTGGCTCACCCTGGCCCGCTTCGCCAGCTGATCCAGCGGCAATTCCCTTGTTTCCTCCAGATGACCCAGGATATAATCCGCCGCCCTTTGCTCTGACTTTCGCATATCCCCGTATCCCGTCCGGATCCGGTGAACAATCGTATCCGCCATAATTTCTTGCTCCTCCCTTGTATTGTTCCCGTGTACTCCCGTGTAGATTTTCTACAGAATTCCCGAGTCTTTTCCTTTTTGTCCTCATCCTATATTCTATCCGAGAGACTGGGAAACTGTCTTCCCTTCTTTTGTTAAATGTGTGTAAAAGGGACAGGGTATTTTCAATCTGGGACGTGGTATTTTTAAAAATACCACGTCCCAAATTGAATTACGCCCGGAAATCCTGTAAAATAATTTTCGTCAATATGCCAATGAAATCAGTAGGGAAGGAAAGATCTGTCATGGAACGGGTATGGTGGAAGGAATGTGTGGTCTATCAGATCTATCCCCGCAGCTTCAGGGACAGCAACGGAGACGGGATCGGGGATCTGAACGGGATCACGGAAAAACTGGATTATCTGAAGGAACTGGGCGTGGACGTGATCTGGCTCTCGCCGGTCTATCAGTCGCCCAACGATGACAATGGGTACGACATCAGTGACTATCAGGCGATCATGAAGGAGTTCGGGACCATGGAGGACTTTGACCGCCTCCTTGACGAAATGCACCGGCGGGGCCTGCGCCTGGTCATGGATCTGGTGGTGAACCACACTTCCGGCGAGCACCCCTGGTTCCTGGCAAGCCGCAGTTCCCGGGACAACCCATACCGGGACTACTATATCTGGCGGCCCGCCAGAGACGGGAAAGCCCCCAACAACTGGGGTTCCTGCTTCTCCGGCTCTGCCTGGGAATATGACCGGACCACGGATATGTATTATCTCCACCTCTTCTCCCGAAAGCAGCCAGACCTGAACTGGGAAAATCCAGCCGTCCGCCGGGATGTCTTCGCTATGATGAACTGGTGGCTGGACAAGGGCGTGGACGGATTCCGCATGGATGTGATAAGCCTGATCTCCAAGGATCCTGCCTTCCCCGACGGAACTCCAGGGATCAACGGATACGCCAGCTTCAACGAATCTGCCAATGGCCCCCGGGTCCATGAATATCTTCAGGAAATGCGCCGGGAAGTCCTGGACGGCCACGACACCCTGACGGTGGGGGAATGTTCCGGCGTCACCCTGGAGGAAGCCAAAAAATATGCCCGCAGCGATGGGCGGGAGCTGAATATGGTCTTCCAGTTCGAGCACATGGACGTGGACGCCGACGGCTCCAACAAATGGACGGACCGCCGCTTCGATCTGCGTGATCTGAAAGCCATCCTTACCAAATGGCAAAACGGACTGGATACGGTGGCCTGGAACAGCCTGTTCTGGGAAAACCACGACCAGCCCCGGTCTGTCTCCCGGTTTGGCGACGACGGCCTTTACCGGGAGGCTTCCGCGAAAATGCTGGCCACCTGCCTTCACTTCATGCAGGGCACGCCCTATATCTACCAGGGGGAAGAACTGGGCATGACCAACGCGCCTTTCCGGAACATCTCCGACTTCCGGGACCTGGACAGTATCAATGCCTACTACGAGCTCACCGGCCAGGGCGTCTTTACCAAAGAGGAAATGCTCTGCCGCCTGCGAAAGAAAAGCCGGGACAATGCCCGCACGCCATTCCAGTGGAGCGACGACGCTAACGCCGGCTTCACCACCGGGAAGCCCTGGATCATGGTAAATCCCAATTACCGGGAGATCAACGCCAGGGAGCAGCTGGCCCGGGAGGACTCTGTCTTCCATTATTATCAGAAACTAATCCGCCTGCGCAAAAGTCTTCCCGTCATGGTCTACGGAAGCTATGACCTGCTCCTCCCGGAAGATCCGGACCTCTATATCTACACCCGGACCCTGGATGAAGAAGCGTTGCTGGTCATCTGCAATTTCTCCTCAAAGCCCCGCGCCTTTTCCCTTCCGGAAGGCTGGCGCCCGGGAGAAATGGAACCTGTGATCGGCAATTATCCCGATCCTTCCGCCGACCTTCGCCCCTATGAAGCAGTCGTTTATCGCAAAAGTAAAGGAAAATCATTATGTCTGTAAATTATGTACATCTGCCGCACTTAACCCCGGAATCTGCAACCCCGGATCCTTTCGATCTGGCCTGCGCCCAGGCTGCCCGCCGGTTCCACAGCAGTATCCCGGAGTACGCCCCCACGCCCCTTGTAAGCCTCCCTTCTCTGGCGGCTAAAACCGGCGTGGCCTCCATCCATGTGAAGGATGAAAGTTACCGCTTTGGCCTTGACGCCTTCAAAGTCCTGGGCGGCAGCTACTCCATCGCCCGCAAGCTTGGCGAACTGCTGGATATCCCTGCAGAAGACCTCTCCTATGAACTTCTTACCTCCAGGGAGATCCACGACAAGACCGGCACGCTGACCTTTGTCACCGCCACCGACGGCAACCACGGCCGGGGCGTAGCCTGGACCGCCAGCCGGCTGGGACACCAGAGCGTAGTCTACATGCCCAAGGGAAGCGCCCAGGAGCGTCTGGAAAATATCCGCCGGGCGGGAGCAAAGGCCCAGATCACAGATCTCAATTACGATGACGCTGTGCGCCTGGCCAACCAGAAGGCTGAGGAAAACGGCTGGATCATGGTCCAGGACACCGCCTGGGAAGGATATGAAGACATCCCCCGCTGGATCATGGAAGGGTACCTGACCCTGTCCCTGGAAGCCTGGGAGCAGCTTAATGGAATCACTCCTACCCACCTCTTCCTGCAGGCAGGGGTAGGGGCTTTCGCCGGAAGCGCCGCCGGATTCTTCTCCTGTGTCCCGGGAACCAAACCGGTGATCACCATTGTAGAGCCGGACAAAGCCGACTGTCTCTACCGCACCGCCCGGGCAAATGACGGGAAACTTCATCCGGTCACCGGCGACATGGACTCCATGATGGCGGGCCTGTGCTGCGGGGAACCCTGCACCATCGGCTGGGAGGTGCTGCGGCGAAAAGCAGATTACTTTGTCTCCATGTCCGACGATGTAGCCGCCCTGGGTATGCGCATACTGGGAAATCCCCTTGGCAGTGATCCAAAGATCATCTCCGGCGAGAGCGGCGCCGCTTCCATGGGATTTGTCACCGCCCTCCTGACGGATAAGAAATTAGAAAATCTGAAAAACGCCATGGGGATCAATGAGCATTCCCACATCCTGTGCGTCTCCACAGAGGGCGCCACAGACCGGGAAAACTATCAGAAGATCCTGACAAAAGGGCCGGTGGAACTATAATCCACCGGCCCTTCCTCATATTATAAAGAAACAACAGCTTTTTCAAAAAAAGTCTTGTAAAAACAAAGGGCGTATGCTATGATATTAATCGGTCTCTATTTCATTATCTGGCTCCGTGGTCAAGAGGTTAAGACATCGCCCTTTCACGGCGGTAACACGGGTTCGATTCCCGTCGGAGTCATTCAGATTTGCCGATGTGGCTCAATTGGCAGAGCAGCTGATTTGTAATCAGCAGGTTATCGGTTCGAGTCCGATCATCGGCTTAGGTCCTTTCCGGGACTGCTAATTTGGACCTTTAGCTCAGTTGGTTAGAGCAACCGGCTCATAACCGGTCGGTCCTGGGTTCGAGTCCCCGAAGGTCCATTTGCACACATGTGCTGCAAGGACAGACACGAAGTGCACAATCAAATATTGTGGCCCAGTGGCTCAGTTGGTTAGAGCGCCGCCCTGTCACGGCGGAGGTCGAGAGTTCGAGTCTCTTCTGGGTCGTTGTATGGGGTCTTAGCTCAGCTGGGAGAGCATCTGCCTTACAAGCAGAGGGTCATAGGTTCGAGCCCTATAGGCCCCATTCACAATTTCATTATGAATACGCCGCAGTGGCGGAATTGGCAGACGCCCGGGACTTAAAATCCCGTGGGTAGTAATACCCGTGCCGGTTCGACCCCGGCCTGCGGCATTAAGAAAAGCTTCCGATCCATAAGTTGGATCGGAAGCTTTTTTCCTCCTGTTACAGCCCAAATTCACTTCTCCTGCCGCCCCTCTGACATTTCTTTCAGATACGGTAACTGTTTCTTAAGATCCGTCCTTATACTCATGTGCCAGAAGAACTCTCCCACAAACAGGAATTTGTGCACATAGTCTTCAAAAAGCAACGCCCGGATAAGCCGCCGAACAGAGTAAATCTTTCTGCTGGCCCGGATATGCTCCATCTGAAGTTCATAGGGCGTCATATTTCTGGGACGGTGGACTACATTTCCATTATAGAGACTCCAGTTCCTGTGGAGCAGCTGATCTTTGTGGGATTCATACACCGGTGTGCCCGGGACAAAATACATGGACTGGATCAACACTCCCTGAATCTTGTTCCTGATCACAAAGTCCGCCAGCTGATCCCCCACCCCCTTCTCCTGGTCATCGGATCCAAGAATGAAAAGCCCCCGCACACCAAGCCCGTGTCTGCGGATATTCTGGATAGATCTTATGATCTCATCCTTCGTACTCTTCTTGTGGTAAGTGGCAAAGGATTTATCATCAATAAATTCGATTCCCATATCCAGTTCGAAAAAACCTGCCTTTTTCAACAATTCCAGCATTTCATCATCAAAGCCCACCTCATATCGGGCCTGCACGTTGAAGCGGTAATGGATACCACTGGCAATGATTGCCTGAAGTACGGAGACCGCCCACTCCCGATCTGCAAAGAAATTATCATCGGTGATCCACAGGTCTTTCACCGGGCGGAAATGCTTCTCATCAAAAAAGGCAATAGACTGACGGATATCCTCCACCACATTTTCCGGCGTCCGGGTTCGCACCCGATGACCGAAATGCCGCACCAGCGCACAATAATCACAGTTGTGGGGACATCCTCTGGAAGCGTGTACCTGAGGCCAGATGGTATTGTGCCCCGCCATCTTCTGATAATGATACACAAGATTCCGGTCCGGGATGATATCAATATCCTCCGGCGGCTTGGGGTATCCAGTGCTTACCGTCTGTCCGTCCTTCCGATACGCAAGCCCTGGGAAGTCCATTTCCCCGCCCCGCTCCAATACATCCAGAAACTGAAGGATCGTCTCATCCCCT
This window of the Massilistercora timonensis genome carries:
- a CDS encoding alpha-glucosidase, which produces MERVWWKECVVYQIYPRSFRDSNGDGIGDLNGITEKLDYLKELGVDVIWLSPVYQSPNDDNGYDISDYQAIMKEFGTMEDFDRLLDEMHRRGLRLVMDLVVNHTSGEHPWFLASRSSRDNPYRDYYIWRPARDGKAPNNWGSCFSGSAWEYDRTTDMYYLHLFSRKQPDLNWENPAVRRDVFAMMNWWLDKGVDGFRMDVISLISKDPAFPDGTPGINGYASFNESANGPRVHEYLQEMRREVLDGHDTLTVGECSGVTLEEAKKYARSDGRELNMVFQFEHMDVDADGSNKWTDRRFDLRDLKAILTKWQNGLDTVAWNSLFWENHDQPRSVSRFGDDGLYREASAKMLATCLHFMQGTPYIYQGEELGMTNAPFRNISDFRDLDSINAYYELTGQGVFTKEEMLCRLRKKSRDNARTPFQWSDDANAGFTTGKPWIMVNPNYREINAREQLAREDSVFHYYQKLIRLRKSLPVMVYGSYDLLLPEDPDLYIYTRTLDEEALLVICNFSSKPRAFSLPEGWRPGEMEPVIGNYPDPSADLRPYEAVVYRKSKGKSLCL
- the dpaL gene encoding diaminopropionate ammonia-lyase: MSVNYVHLPHLTPESATPDPFDLACAQAARRFHSSIPEYAPTPLVSLPSLAAKTGVASIHVKDESYRFGLDAFKVLGGSYSIARKLGELLDIPAEDLSYELLTSREIHDKTGTLTFVTATDGNHGRGVAWTASRLGHQSVVYMPKGSAQERLENIRRAGAKAQITDLNYDDAVRLANQKAEENGWIMVQDTAWEGYEDIPRWIMEGYLTLSLEAWEQLNGITPTHLFLQAGVGAFAGSAAGFFSCVPGTKPVITIVEPDKADCLYRTARANDGKLHPVTGDMDSMMAGLCCGEPCTIGWEVLRRKADYFVSMSDDVAALGMRILGNPLGSDPKIISGESGAASMGFVTALLTDKKLENLKNAMGINEHSHILCVSTEGATDRENYQKILTKGPVEL
- the phnX gene encoding phosphonoacetaldehyde hydrolase yields the protein MNKLEHPIEAVIFDWAGTTVDFGCFAPVQAFVEVFKEYGIRPTMEEVREPMGMLKIDHIRTMLGMPRIRQCWVEKYGQEPGEAEAQKLFAIFEEKLLGILHLYADPKPGAVEAVNVLKEKGLRIGSTTGYTDKMMAIVAPIAREKGYEPECWFSPDSTGQKGRPYPYMIFRNMETLGIDDVRKVLKVGDTASDIREGKNAGVWSAGVAVGSSEMGLTLEEYQALSPEEKEEKCREMAEKFKAAGADYVFDTLEDLVEALG
- a CDS encoding extracellular solute-binding protein translates to MQKKNREIKMIFTVLAIFFAAFLAVPMVQILMKSLVLDGSAGFTLANYREILGSGDFQKALGNSFLISGCSAVLTTVLAFFLAYTVHYTNVNRGVKNLITKAAVLPMLIPTITYGFAIIYSFGKQGLLTQLFGRQFFDIYGFNGLLMGYVIYTLPISFMLIHNTMGYIDKKFMIVSRLMGDSPFQTFRMTILRPLLGTLATSFIQTFFLCFTDFGIPASVGGSFEVVASVLYTEMLGSVPNFGNGAVVALIMLVPSIVSITVLTILERYNVRYNRISQIELKKGKVRDWVCGLGSGVILAAVLSVFLVIFVVPFVDEWPYRMEFTLEHVNAVFSDYTLSSVYTNSLMVAFATALIGTLMSYGAALITARSTVHSRIKGVIESIALVTNTIPGMVIGLAYLFCFSGTSLQNTFAILIICNMVHFFSTPYLMMKNSLSKMNASWETTAMLMGDNWAKTILRVVTPNAMTTLIEVFSYYFVNAMVTVSAVIFLAGTRTMVITTKIKELQYFNKYNEIFILSLLILFTNMIAKLVFQKLAQRSQRKENLVDMKKIRKMGLKRVAAVALAAVTGMTALGMTGCGGGAAAEDQVIIYSNADDEAVEAMKHTLDDNGYEGQYVFQTFGTSELGGKLLAEGTDIEADMVTMSTFYVDSAQEQNNMFKDLDFEVNTMDEYPSYCAPITAQEGTIIVNTEMMEENNLPMPTSLKDLADPEYEGFISVTDIASSSTAWLLIQGLISEYGEDGAKEVLTGIYANVGDHIEDSGSAPLKKVRAGEVAIGFGLRQQAVADKADGPPIDYVDPAEGNFSLTESVAVIDKGEESKDLAMEMAQCIIENGREELQSYYPLALYEGESTDSENMSANPKVFSEPLTVDLLEKHQELSESCK
- the phnW gene encoding 2-aminoethylphosphonate--pyruvate transaminase, encoding MKNYKLLTPGPLTTTDTVKKEMLFDHCTWDDDYKQITQEIRRGLLTLAQVSEEEYTVVLMQGSGTFGVESVLTSIPGETDKVLICANGAYGDRMEDMVKHAGISYAIYREPSNQIPNPAKVKTILAEDPAITHVAMVHSETTSGILNDIQAVGRVVKEAGKVFIVDAMSSFAGVEIPVGDWGIDFLVSSANKCIQGVPGFSFVIARKELLIASAGNARSLSLDLYDQWKTMDVDGKWRFTSPTHVVLAFAQAMKELEEEGGIAARSRRYYENNHLLIRRLEELGIHSYVDKAYQGPIITTFFYPENCHFTFAQMYQYIKERGYAIYPGKLTEGETFRIGNIGEIYREDIEKVCDIIKEFLEEYNHE
- a CDS encoding ABC transporter ATP-binding protein is translated as MLELKNVKKSFDGTPVLKDISLAIADGEIVSILGPSGCGKTTLLNLILGILDADEGQILFNGEDMTRVPMEKRGFNIVFQDYALFPNLNVRQNITYGLRNNPTISSREEVEDLIHLLGLEEHLNKRIGQLSGGQKQRVALARTMVMKPRILLLDEPLSALDGVIKESIKDRIKTIAKEYHLTTIIVTHDPEEALTLSDRVMIINEGEIAQFGKPEEIINTPGDNFVRKFILNQLEIKKNNIYTLFASHFQQQVQVS
- a CDS encoding radical SAM protein, with protein sequence MKARFIEPGNRPYKPTPLNYFVYDRYIRTPSVGLNTLATIVKRRVEDTLMYSESISRIPVKDLLDADVIFIGVFTFAAVRGYQIARYLKKHSKAVIVLGGLHASMNYQEVVRYCDYVLLGEGDETILQFLDVLERGGEMDFPGLAYRKDGQTVSTGYPKPPEDIDIIPDRNLVYHYQKMAGHNTIWPQVHASRGCPHNCDYCALVRHFGHRVRTRTPENVVEDIRQSIAFFDEKHFRPVKDLWITDDNFFADREWAVSVLQAIIASGIHYRFNVQARYEVGFDDEMLELLKKAGFFELDMGIEFIDDKSFATYHKKSTKDEIIRSIQNIRRHGLGVRGLFILGSDDQEKGVGDQLADFVIRNKIQGVLIQSMYFVPGTPVYESHKDQLLHRNWSLYNGNVVHRPRNMTPYELQMEHIRASRKIYSVRRLIRALLFEDYVHKFLFVGEFFWHMSIRTDLKKQLPYLKEMSEGRQEK
- a CDS encoding MurR/RpiR family transcriptional regulator: MADTIVHRIRTGYGDMRKSEQRAADYILGHLEETRELPLDQLAKRARVSQPTVLRMVRALGFGGYRDFRYQLVSELARNLSEGDLTTRPLYGYTLRPGERLEHIPGNMVAMAERMLEETLKNFSIRTYKEIVEVLRGARLIDIYSVENSEVTAQDFLAKLLYLGFSCRHFSDHYYQRISAGSLTDQDVAVGISYSGSSRDTVDVMRTAKKAGATTIVLTNFKDSPISRYADYLICTSQEQLFYGDSIFSRTSQLLIVDMIYMGIIASDYDRYAKRLDSCEKVVREKAYPERKR